From the genome of Nakamurella flavida, one region includes:
- a CDS encoding oligosaccharide flippase family protein, translating to MTTPDPGSARDRGDLDPEQPTPAPTSQEPGISATGDAPSTSAAPTAAAPDATSGQPLPGGPTAAPAAPGLGRLFGRDLLYVVIWSFQLLSSVLISPVLARILGPAEFGLLATAIAVYQILIVLAVIGFDRAISLQRAEDGDDHAARKLLTVGALLSVAVAVLVGLTGWVWSPAIGFDGYSELAFVVVLWTAPGAVVMMVLAMLMAADRMPAFAAVSILSSVGGPVVGIVLLLAGERNATTYAWGGVICQGAAMIVGLLLARPALRGAFDRVLLGRALQVGIPVAISGLTLFVLNASDRIVIQRMLGSVEVGRYQVAYTVGYVVVLLLGSVSQAWTPRIAAVRDEQQRWDLIGRSRDELYLLLAPMVLGVTLVAPIGLRIVAPADYDLEPLLLVVFLVAVSAFPVAAAGASQRALLTGRRTRPLAWAGLLAAASNIALNIALIPFWGITGSAVATVLAFALQGLLQRLLLPRTARWPRAPRQVPVLIGVAVVIAAGSVLIPQTLTWNLVRAAAALACAPWFLLRLRASRKA from the coding sequence ATGACCACCCCCGACCCGGGCTCCGCACGGGACCGCGGCGACCTCGACCCGGAGCAGCCCACCCCCGCCCCGACCAGTCAGGAGCCCGGTATCAGCGCGACCGGCGACGCCCCCTCGACATCCGCGGCCCCCACCGCGGCTGCTCCGGACGCCACGAGCGGCCAGCCCCTGCCGGGCGGGCCGACCGCCGCGCCGGCCGCTCCCGGTCTGGGCCGACTGTTCGGCCGCGACCTGCTGTACGTGGTCATCTGGTCGTTCCAGCTACTGAGCTCCGTGCTGATCTCCCCGGTGCTCGCCCGCATCCTCGGCCCGGCCGAGTTCGGTCTCCTGGCCACGGCCATCGCCGTCTACCAGATCCTGATCGTGCTCGCGGTGATCGGGTTCGACCGGGCCATCAGCCTGCAGCGCGCCGAGGACGGTGACGACCACGCCGCCCGCAAGCTGCTGACCGTCGGTGCCCTGCTGTCGGTGGCCGTCGCCGTCCTGGTCGGGCTGACCGGATGGGTCTGGAGCCCGGCCATCGGCTTCGACGGCTACAGCGAACTCGCGTTCGTGGTCGTGCTGTGGACCGCGCCCGGGGCCGTGGTGATGATGGTGCTGGCCATGCTCATGGCCGCCGACCGGATGCCCGCGTTCGCCGCCGTCAGCATCCTGTCCTCCGTCGGCGGGCCGGTGGTCGGCATCGTCCTGCTGCTGGCCGGTGAACGCAACGCCACCACCTACGCCTGGGGCGGGGTCATCTGCCAGGGCGCCGCGATGATCGTCGGCCTGCTGCTGGCCCGCCCCGCCCTGCGCGGGGCGTTCGACAGGGTGCTGCTCGGCCGCGCGCTCCAGGTCGGCATCCCCGTCGCCATCAGCGGGCTGACCCTGTTCGTGCTGAACGCCAGCGACCGCATCGTGATCCAGCGGATGCTCGGATCGGTCGAGGTCGGCCGCTACCAGGTCGCCTACACCGTGGGGTACGTCGTCGTGCTGCTCCTCGGGTCGGTGAGCCAGGCCTGGACCCCGCGGATCGCCGCCGTCCGCGACGAGCAGCAACGGTGGGACCTGATCGGCCGGTCCCGTGACGAGCTCTACCTGCTGCTCGCACCGATGGTGCTCGGGGTGACCCTCGTCGCGCCGATCGGGCTGCGCATCGTCGCCCCCGCCGACTACGACCTCGAGCCGCTGCTGCTCGTCGTCTTCCTGGTCGCGGTGTCCGCCTTCCCGGTCGCCGCCGCCGGGGCCAGTCAGCGCGCGCTGCTCACCGGTCGGCGGACCCGCCCGCTGGCCTGGGCCGGTCTGCTCGCGGCCGCGTCCAACATCGCCCTGAACATCGCCCTGATCCCGTTCTGGGGCATCACCGGTTCCGCCGTCGCCACCGTGCTGGCCTTCGCCCTGCAGGGTCTGCTGCAGCGACTGCTGCTGCCGCGCACCGCCCGGTGGCCGCGGGCGCCGCGCCAGGTGCCCGTACTCATCGGGGTGGCCGTCGTGATCGCGGCCGGGTCGGTGCTGATCCCGCAGACCCTGACCTGGAACCTGGTCCGGGCGGCGGCCGCCCTGGCCTGCGCCCCCTGGTTCCTGCTGCGACTGCGCGCCTCCCGCAAGGCCTGA
- a CDS encoding glycoside hydrolase family 16 protein, with protein MKTPRKSRTWALPLVALMTAGLAVTGATPASADVSFSASGLTASVDGTSVTASVKVASDAAALVRQVGICVRDANGGNEDFPKWGRTWLNSDGRTLTVSGDLPSGTYTYWACVLDEGAWYQAGSRESFTVGGGSASPAPAVSAGGSSMPVGNLSGWRQIFTEDFRTDQAEGRFPGVYAANWKSYDGFPDTHKNGWYNQDIISVHDGYLDMRLHSKNGMPQGAAPIPLLDDSGKVTGQTYGRYSVRFKADKLPDYGMGWLLWPTSGNWNDGEIDFPEGDLGKTIHGYNHCLGNPSVNCAIVETGVPFAGGWHTATLEWTPSRITFILDGVTYRTTTKSVPSKPMQWVLQTASAGTPADSTAGHVLIDWVSIYAWNGA; from the coding sequence ATGAAGACCCCGCGGAAATCGCGAACCTGGGCCCTGCCCCTGGTCGCCCTGATGACGGCCGGCCTCGCCGTCACCGGCGCCACCCCGGCCTCGGCCGACGTCTCGTTCTCCGCGTCGGGCCTGACCGCCTCGGTGGACGGCACGTCGGTCACCGCCTCCGTGAAGGTGGCGTCCGACGCCGCCGCCCTCGTGCGCCAGGTGGGCATCTGTGTCCGAGATGCCAACGGGGGCAACGAGGACTTTCCCAAGTGGGGGCGCACCTGGCTGAACTCCGACGGCAGGACCCTGACCGTCTCCGGCGATCTGCCGTCCGGCACCTACACCTACTGGGCCTGCGTCCTGGACGAGGGTGCCTGGTACCAGGCCGGATCCCGCGAGAGCTTCACCGTGGGCGGCGGCAGCGCTTCCCCCGCCCCGGCCGTGTCCGCCGGCGGGTCGAGCATGCCGGTGGGCAACCTGTCCGGCTGGCGGCAGATCTTCACCGAGGACTTCCGGACCGATCAGGCCGAGGGCCGGTTCCCCGGCGTGTACGCGGCCAACTGGAAGAGCTACGACGGGTTTCCCGACACCCACAAGAACGGCTGGTACAACCAGGACATCATCTCCGTCCACGACGGATACCTGGACATGCGCCTGCACAGCAAGAACGGAATGCCGCAGGGCGCCGCCCCCATCCCGTTGTTGGACGACAGCGGAAAGGTCACCGGCCAGACCTACGGGCGGTACAGCGTCCGCTTCAAGGCCGACAAGCTCCCCGACTACGGCATGGGCTGGCTGTTGTGGCCGACCAGCGGCAATTGGAACGACGGGGAGATCGACTTCCCCGAGGGTGACCTCGGCAAGACGATCCACGGCTACAACCATTGCCTGGGCAATCCCTCGGTGAACTGCGCCATCGTCGAGACCGGTGTCCCGTTCGCCGGCGGCTGGCACACGGCCACCCTGGAGTGGACCCCGTCGCGGATCACCTTCATCCTCGACGGAGTCACCTACCGCACCACCACCAAGAGCGTGCCGAGCAAGCCCATGCAGTGGGTCCTGCAGACCGCGTCCGCCGGCACCCCGGCCGACTCGACCGCCGGCCACGTCCTGATCGATTGGGTGTCGATCTACGCCTGGAACGGCGCCTGA
- a CDS encoding glycoside hydrolase family 16 protein, translating into MSVLRSFSARGAGVILGVAVLALSGSTLASAQMPSPTPVLPALSAAPADTDADGAEAAAADAAAAGPSIELSSTSRDDTLSAAEVEKVAAQPHVSYTGSGLVAAVNGSTVTASVTLKASRTVDVSEIGICVRDSASGNRDFPKDQGGNLPITGRTILKTQTFQPGTYTYWGCAKVNGGWYNVGQAKAFTIKAGATTSTAHVSYSTRDLDASVNGSSVTAKVTIAATRSVTAGQAGICVKNAAGVNQDFVKDAGVTLGTGGRTFTKTKSYVPGTYTYWGCAMVNGGWYNIGEKKTFTVRAADGGRATAGGEDMPADAPGGWTRVFSEDFATAQDKGHFPGVYGAKWRSYHGFPDTSQKGDYDQGIISVHDGALDVNLGTGADGRPKGAAPIPLLDDSGKVTGQVYGRYTMRFKADNMPGYGMAGLLWPSSGTWADGEIDFPEGAFDGGIWAYTHCVGNPQKNCSYLETGVGWSGWHTATIEWMPGRINYILDGKVLQTVTKSVPTKAMQWVLQTGTMGDGPAKGTKGHLLIDWVTVERWNG; encoded by the coding sequence ATGTCTGTGTTGCGCTCGTTCTCCGCCCGCGGTGCCGGCGTGATCCTCGGTGTCGCCGTCCTGGCGCTGTCCGGCTCGACCCTGGCCAGCGCCCAGATGCCCTCGCCCACACCGGTTCTGCCGGCGCTGTCCGCCGCGCCCGCCGACACCGACGCCGACGGTGCGGAGGCCGCTGCCGCCGATGCCGCCGCAGCCGGCCCGTCGATCGAGCTGTCCAGCACGTCCCGGGACGACACGCTCAGCGCGGCGGAGGTCGAGAAGGTCGCCGCCCAGCCCCACGTCAGCTACACGGGCTCCGGCCTGGTCGCCGCGGTGAACGGTTCCACGGTCACCGCATCGGTCACCCTGAAGGCATCCCGCACCGTCGACGTCAGCGAGATCGGGATCTGCGTCCGGGATTCCGCGTCCGGCAACCGGGACTTCCCCAAGGACCAGGGTGGCAACCTGCCGATCACCGGCCGGACCATCCTCAAGACGCAGACCTTCCAGCCGGGTACCTACACCTACTGGGGCTGCGCCAAGGTGAACGGCGGCTGGTACAACGTCGGTCAGGCCAAGGCCTTCACCATCAAGGCCGGGGCGACCACCTCCACCGCCCACGTGTCCTACAGCACCAGGGATCTCGACGCGTCCGTGAACGGCTCCTCGGTCACCGCGAAGGTCACCATCGCCGCGACCCGGTCGGTGACGGCCGGTCAGGCCGGCATCTGCGTGAAGAACGCCGCAGGTGTCAACCAGGACTTCGTCAAGGACGCGGGGGTCACCCTGGGCACCGGCGGCCGGACCTTCACCAAGACCAAGTCCTACGTCCCCGGCACCTACACCTACTGGGGCTGCGCGATGGTGAACGGCGGTTGGTACAACATCGGCGAGAAGAAGACCTTCACCGTCCGGGCCGCGGACGGCGGCCGGGCCACCGCCGGTGGCGAGGACATGCCCGCCGACGCGCCCGGTGGCTGGACGCGGGTCTTCTCCGAGGACTTCGCCACCGCCCAGGACAAGGGGCACTTCCCCGGGGTGTACGGAGCGAAGTGGCGGAGCTACCACGGCTTCCCGGACACCTCGCAGAAGGGTGACTACGACCAGGGCATCATCTCGGTGCACGACGGCGCGCTCGACGTGAACCTGGGCACCGGTGCCGACGGCCGCCCCAAGGGCGCCGCGCCGATCCCGCTGCTCGACGACAGCGGCAAGGTCACCGGCCAGGTCTACGGTCGCTACACGATGCGGTTCAAGGCCGACAACATGCCCGGCTACGGCATGGCCGGACTGCTCTGGCCGTCCAGCGGCACCTGGGCCGACGGCGAGATCGACTTCCCCGAGGGTGCCTTCGACGGCGGCATCTGGGCCTACACCCACTGCGTGGGCAACCCCCAGAAGAACTGCTCCTACCTGGAGACCGGCGTCGGCTGGAGCGGATGGCACACCGCCACCATCGAGTGGATGCCCGGCCGGATCAACTACATCCTGGACGGCAAGGTCCTGCAGACCGTCACCAAGAGCGTGCCGACCAAGGCCATGCAGTGGGTCCTGCAGACCGGCACCATGGGCGACGGTCCGGCGAAGGGCACCAAGGGCCACCTGTTGATCGACTGGGTGACCGTCGAACGCTGGAACGGCTGA